Genomic DNA from Corylus avellana chromosome ca4, CavTom2PMs-1.0:
TAGACTTGGGCTTTGCTTATTTGggcataaaaaaatttttaaaaatgttttatgtgtttttggGTATTTGGTGTgaccgaaaatattttcaatttgataaaaaaaccttctttaattttggaaaatgattttcgtttttttaatttcgtaaactatttttttgaatttgagttTATCGTTTTCAAATTATTGGACCTCCGCCGAAGGTTGCTGAAAGTCACCAACTATTTTCTATCATCACTCATTTGAAAGTATTTTTCGaccaaaaacattttatgtcgaaacaaaCAGATATTTAATAAATGCAATTTCttataagcaccaaaagttctTATAACTTTTTAATGTGAGACAACGTGAAATACTCAAATGGAGGGAAAGCTACAACATTTAAATAGgataaaaactaatttaaatgAAATCGCAAAATATATTCCACTTGAAATTGcgtttaaaaataatgattatttgaaaaaatgaaaaaaaataaataaatatcactTTTTTCGTACAATAAGCAAGAGTGTGGTAAacggtttaattaaataaattgttaaaaataaataaaaagaaaagataaaagaaaaaagaagttacTTGAAAGAGAAGTTTAGCACGAGTGTGGTACAGGTAAACGGTGTGAAGAGCAGCACCAGCATTCCTTGCTTCGCCCAAACAGAGACTTCCCCCTGCCCTCCTGTTTAGCGTCGCCAAGAGAGGGAGGAGTGTGTGGGCTTCCTTGGGGTGCAGTCCGGCCGTCCTCCAAAGGTATTTCTCACGTCaacatttttttccaaatcGGTAATCTCTTTAGCTTGTTGGTTTTAATTTTGGGGTGAGTTCCGAATGAGTAAAATGCTGAAATAAAtttgttgatttgttttgttgcgATTTTGAGCTTGAATTTCCGGTTGTTTGTATACTGAATTTGGGGGTTTTCTTACACGGGCTGAATGGCCCAACTCGATTGAAGAGGGGATGAAATTTCTTTGGTTGCGGGATTGAAGTTTTCTTGGGTTGTTCTGGCTAAGCACCGAATGGGTGTtgtgattttgaagaaattttgggTTGTTTGGAATTGGGGCTGTCGGTTGGGAGGATGGCCGAATGAAGGGGTGAGATTTTGTTGTGAGAAATTGTTTTGCAAATTGCTTAGATGGCCGATTGGTTTGAGACTTTCgtgatatttttttgttgagaaatttTGTTATGTAAATTGCCCAGCAGTCCGATTGAGTGAAGAATGGGTGttgaatgaaatgaagaaattcTGATGTGTTTTTGGTGGAGGGCCGACTGGttggaaaattattttgtgCGCTGAGAGTTtggttttggttgtttgttgTGAAGATGGCCGAATAGGGTGAAGTCCAAATTTGATTTCTTGGGTTGATGTGGCCGAATATGGGTTGTTTTTGTTGAGAGGAGTTTTGGCTGTGTAATTCTTGATATGGCCGAATATGGGTTGTTGTTCTTGAGAAGATTTTTGTAGGAAAAATTGTTGTGCTTTTGAAGGGCAGAGTGAGTGCCTTgatgaagaaattttatttggGTTGAGCTATGCAACTTTGTTAAGTTGGGTATGTCAATCAATAGAAGAGAGGGAGAAGTTGGTGTGTTTTGTGGGAGATTGGGGGTATGTTATGGCCAATTGAGGATATTAGTTTCTTGGggttttatgaaaaaagaatcCAAGCTTCTTATCAGATTTGAACCAATGACTTATGATCTAATTacttaaattatttataaattataagttctttcaaagaaaaatgtataaCTTGGAGCCTATCTAATATCTATATATCAAATTTTAGTAAGTAAGTAGGTTATAAATAGGATAATAGTCTAATCTAATtagaattattaaattaatttttagagtATTAATAGTTAGGTTCTATAAtctaattattcaaatatttacTTAATTAAGAATAAAGTATTAAGTTGAATAATTTAAGGTGAAAAGTTATTGGGATTAtaatatttgatcaaaataaTTCTAAGGTactagaaaataatatttatatgatattatagaaaggacagagttttccttcaaattgggttggaggaacttcctccaacccagtctataaaaatgacatgtgtcatttaaacatataagatacacatgtttttttaatagcagggacaaagttggaataaataatattaaaaactcatgtgcatctcacatgtaatgtcatttttataaaatgggTTGGAGGAAGTTTCTCCAAcctgtttgaaggaaaactctgtccttgTAGAAATACTTAAATAGGCTCTTAATCCAATTGGAAAggtgattaaaatatttaatgcaTTATTTTACGCATACAGAAAGTGGCTAAGGGTTTTAAGGGTTTGTAGAGGACTAGGTTTAACCCCACTGGTGCAATGAATTATTTTAAGGCTAAGGAGAATTGAAAAATAGGGTTTCctcaagaaaagagaaaattgaaaggCCCCAAGTAGGGTTCAAGGGTTTTAATAGGTTGGGAACCCTAACTAATAAACATAGAGTATTGCGGACAATCACGTGACGCATGTTGGAGGAAGCGGTATTCAAGGCATTGGTTATGAAGAGGATCACCTTCCTAGGTTGGAATGGATGATGAAATTTCAATAATGAGTGGACAGGGCTGAACAAGAGTTTGGAATAGTCACTTAGTGTATAATTTGATGTGAGTATTAGAGCAGGTTACAGTGCTAActtaaaaatagatttaataTTTGTAatgaatgtgtttttttttttttttaattcaaatttaattaaagagaaaaaggagCTAGCTTAGTATATTGGtattataaaagagaaaaatacctATGGTAAAGGGGAAAGAAAACGTCTGATTACTACATCTTGACAATCTAAAACATCCATGAAAGATAAGCAACTGGGAGCCACCTTCTGCTCATAAAGCAATCTTAGAAACAGACTCTTGAACTTAGAAACTGAAAGTTGATGCCGTTAAATGTCCAAGTCTTTCTTATTATGTTCTAATAGTGAATTGCCTGATAATTTTGGTATCTTTCTTAAGGGATGAAATAGGTTTTCTGATGACTGACATGAAGTTTCCATGTTGAGAATGTTACTTATTGTCTCTAAATAGAGAATAGAGAGGCTCATAGATATAGAGGTTGGTTCTGTTTGCCAAAATAGCTTGAAACCACTTTGACCACCTAATTTCTTCATACTAAAGGGGcactatttttttgtttgatgaaCTGCCCAAGGCGATTTTTATTTATGTCAAATTAAGTTGATGGATTATTTTCATTTGCAGGACTTGGTTTTTTTGAACCATCAACTATGTCTTCATCATATCTCCCAGCAACAACTGACTCAATTGCTCAGGCTTTAGAAGCCAAAACCCCTgctgaatccatctctattctTTATCGTGTACTTGAAAGCCCATCATCTTCTTCTGAAGCCCTTAGGATAAAGGAACAGGCCATCACAAATCTCTCAGAtcttctaagacaagagaatcGGGCTGAGGATCTCCGAAACCTTCTGACCCAATTGAGGCCTTTTTTCAACTTGATCCCCAAGGCAAAGACTGCAAAAATCGTTCGTGGGATAATTGATGCAGTAGCTAAAATACCAGACACATCTGATCTCCAGATTTCCCTCTGCAAAGAAATGGTGCAGTGGACCCGTGCCGAAAAGCGAACTTTCCTACGGCAAAGAGTGGAGGCAAGGCTTGCAGCTCTTTTGATGGAAAGCAAAGAGTATTCAGAAGCTTTAACTCTCCTTTCAGGTTTGATAAAGGAAGTGAGAAGGCTAGATGACAAGCTTCTACTTGTGGACATAGACTTGTTGGAGAGTAAGCTCCATTTCTCTTTGAGGAATCTCCCTAAAGCTAAGGCTTCACTGACGGCTGCAAGAACTGCTGCCAATGCTATATATGTGCCCCCAGCTCAACAGGGTACTATAGATTTGCAGAGTGGAATCCTCCATGCAGAAGAAAAGGACTACAAAACTGCTTATAGCTATTTCTTCGAAGCTTTTGAAGCTTTCAATGCTCTTGAAGATCCTCGAGCAGTATTTAGCCTCAAGTATATGTTGTTATGCAAAATAATGGTGAACCAGGCTGATGATGTTGCGGGAATAATATCATCAAAAGCTGGATTGCAATATGTGGGACCCGAGCTGGATGCCATGAAAGCTGTGGCCGATGCCTATTCAAAGCGCTCTTTGAAGCTTTTTGAGACTGCCCTCAGGGATTTTAGGGCCCAGCTAGAGGAAGATCCTATTGTTCACAGGCACCTGTCTTCCCTGTATGACACTTTGTTGGAGCAGAATCTCTGCAGGTTGATTGAACCTTTCTCAAGGGTTGAGATTGCTCATATTGCTGAGCTGATTGAACTGCCTGTTGATCATGTGGAGAAGAAATTATCTCAGATGATTCTGGATAAGAAGTTTGCAGGAACTCTAGATCAGGGTGCTGGATGCCTCGTCATTTTTGATGATCCCAAGACAGATGCAATATTCCCGGCGACATTGGAAACCATTTCTAATGTTGGCAAGGTCGTGGATAGCCTCTACGTGAGGTCTGCCAAGATAATGGCATGAGGTTCTAGAGTTAGGAGTCAGTTTTCCGACTGCAACTATGTTTTTCTTGGTTCTACTTTGAAACAATTTCTGTACTTTCTCATTTGATATGCATGGTAGATAGATTGCTTGGTTGCCTTTAGCCTGACTTTCTTGTTGTGGGTTAAAATGTTGAATCCATGATGTTGTAGAACATTCTTCTTGGTTACAGAATTTGCAACATCCAGCTGGGCTGATCGGTTCTTTGGATTTCATGATAGAGATCTATTTGTTCCTTTAGGAAATCTGTCTATGCTCCGTAGTTTGTcagtgatttttgttttcttattaacCCTGAAATAGGAATAATCATTCCAGCAAGAGCTTCAATATGATTTAACGTGCATTAAACTTTCACTATGCCTAATTCTGCATGATTGGAGTtgtaatgtctttttttttttttcttttttttttttctttttttttaacatgtccccTATACTAGGGAAggaagatttgaactagtgatttTTGCTTCGATTTTTGCTTCATGAGGTGTGCTTCTGGCCGATTAAACTAATTCTCGAGGACGGAGTTGTAATATCTTAGGATATTTGAAAATTACAATCTATCGAATATCTTAAAATATGAAGTGTTTCCTAATTTCTAATTGTAAGGGCGATTTAGAGGCTTGTAAACACAGGAAACAGAGAACGTCGTGACACGATTTCACAAATTTATGTATATAAGATTTATGTATACAAGAGCAGCCAAGTTAAAccaaaaaagtaattaaatgaGTATACCCATTAACTGAACCCACGCTGATAACTAGCATGTTTCTTGAAATGAGTATGCCATGTTGCCCTTTGGCAGCCTGATCTGTTTCAGTCCACTGAATTTCTTTCTTCTGAGTTGTGATTCCTGACTCCCTGTTTTCTCATTTCTATGTGATTCCTATAGTTCCATATGATccacccacaattttttttttcaaaaaaaaataaaaaataaaaaattcaaagcataGGATTGAATTATCTTTTTTGACAAGCATCAAAGATAGGGTGTAAATAATCttttggggtaattaccttttgctcccatgaactacagCGTCTTGGCACTTTTCTCCTAtgaactatcaattatgacacCTGACCCTATCAAATTACAATCTTATAACAAAAAGCCTCATTCTCTCAgttaaatgggttaaaattgatggTCAACAGTCATGtacaagtcatgtgccattttaaatttttttctttcacttttgtcCTCACTTCAGACCGAGAAAATTACGCTTATACCTTtttaaaccctaatccaacacatgaaaacaatttaaaatgagggcaaaagtgaaagaaaaaaaatttaaaatagaacatgacttgcacatgaccgttgaccgtcaattttaaccactttgactgacggaagggaACTTTTTTATCGTAAtatagtagtttgatggggttaggtgtcatagttggtagttcacTTTAGACCGagaaaatgacgcttataccTTTTTAAACCttaatccaacacatgaaaacaatttaaaatgagggcaaaagtgaaagaaattttttttttaaatggaacaTGATTTGCATATGACCGTTGACTATCAATTTTAACCtatttgactgacgaaatggagctttttttatcataaaatgatagtttgatgggattAAGTGTAATAGTTgatagtttataaaaaataaatgctaaGGCGACGTAGTTAATGGTGCAAAAGATAATTACTCCAAATCTTTTAAACGAGTCTGATACAAAGTCCATTTAACAACGTTATAATTTAtaagcaaaaatatttaaacTTCCATGGAGGCGTCCCTCAACTGATTGATGATTCTACTCGACTTGGTTGATCTGCTTGACCGTCATCTGGTCAAAGCGAGAAAGTTCTAAGCATTAGCCAATTACGTTCTCCAGTGACCTTGTAATTCCCAGCTGGGTGATGCTATCATTGCTTTTGGAAGTTGGTCTCTTACGCCGTCGATATTCATGAAAAGCAAAATGAAGCTCTTCTCAGGACTTCTCTTCGCAAAACCTCTGGAATTTCGTGTTCTTCCCCTCACCATTCGGAACCCTTTTTCTCCCAATTCTTAGAGTCCTTTTCCTCCCACCCAAGTCCAAGCAAAACCCaatatttctctcaatttctcaATGGGAAAGATCGGAGTATTTGACCTTGAGAAGCACTTTGCTTTCTATGGCGCTTATCACAGGAACCCAATCAACATAGCCATCCACATGTTGTTTGTTTGGCCAATCCTTTTCACGGctcttcttattctttatttCACGCCTTCTCTGTTCAACCTCCCTCACATCGAGTTTTCTCTGTTTGGGAATGATGTTATTCTGGTTTTGAATGTGGGGTTCTTGTTTGCTATGATCTATTCGGTGTTTTACGTCTGTTTGGATGTGAAAGCTGGTTCCTTGGCTGCTCTGCTCTGCGTTATTTGTTGGGTTGCTAGCAGTTTTATTGCCAGTCAACTCGGGTTTTCGCTCGCTTGGAAggtacaattttttatttttcatcagTTTCTGTTCATAAATTTACTATGGGTTTAATTAGTACCATATGCTTTTATTGCAAGATGAATAACTGAAAAATATGAAGGAACTCATATTTAGATTTGTTGATTCCTGTGTCATTCTCTGTTCATTGATATATAATTGTAATACAAAAATGATATCCCTAAAGACTCCTCCTTCTTGGAATCATCTCCTATTTCCATCCATGGGCTTGCTGGCACCTCACAATGTGGCTCTAGAAAATAGGCTTCTTCACAGCGAATACGTTAGAAATGGGTATTGgacctaactcaacccaaaagctaactcaagagTTGAAGTTTCCTCTCACCTTATAAATGACCAAtatccttaatacccaggcaatgtgggacttccaacacgccccttcacgtgtggcgggaggacatccaagccaacacgtgcgacaatgggggacggtgggccacagccaattaattgggttaggctctgataccatattagaaatgggtcttgggtcTAATTCAACCCAAAaactagctcaagagttgaggtttcccctcaccttataaatgatcaatctccttaatacccaggcaatgtgggacttctaATATGATTTCTTTAACTCTCATGGAATAATCCATCAACTTAGCTGTGTTGAAACTCCACAACAAAATTTTGTTGTGGAACGTAAACATCAGCATTTGCTGAATGTGTCTCGAGCATTGCGTTTTCAAGCTCATTTACCTCTTAAATTTTGGAGTGATTGTGTTTTAACAGTCACTCACATTATCAACAGAATTCCTACTCCAAATCTTTCTAATAAGTCTCCTTATGAGCTTCTGTTCTCCAAAGTTCCATCATATGATCATCTTAgggtgtttggttgtttgtgttttgtttctaCTCTACATCGAAATATAAATAAGTTTGATGCTAGGGCAAAGCCTTGTGTTTTTCTAGGATATCCTAATGGCATTAAGGGATATAAACTTTATGATCTTACTTCCAAAACTCAGGTTATATCTCGAGATGTTCATTTTCATGagtctgtttttccttttgcttaTCCTCATCACTTCAATTCTGATGGTTACTTTGTGATTCTACATTCCTTGTCTGATATTCCAACTCCCACTAGTTCAATTCCTGTTTCTGCATCAGAAAATCTACCTACAACTTCCATTTCTCCTGTTTCATCTTCTGCAGTTGATCCTTTACCTGATTCAATTGCTTCTTTACCTGAGTTATCCAATGTTTCAGTTCCTCCTTGTATTCCTTCCAGAAAGTCTACTCTGCAGAAATGTAAACCTGGATA
This window encodes:
- the LOC132179403 gene encoding 26S proteasome non-ATPase regulatory subunit 11 homolog is translated as MSSSYLPATTDSIAQALEAKTPAESISILYRVLESPSSSSEALRIKEQAITNLSDLLRQENRAEDLRNLLTQLRPFFNLIPKAKTAKIVRGIIDAVAKIPDTSDLQISLCKEMVQWTRAEKRTFLRQRVEARLAALLMESKEYSEALTLLSGLIKEVRRLDDKLLLVDIDLLESKLHFSLRNLPKAKASLTAARTAANAIYVPPAQQGTIDLQSGILHAEEKDYKTAYSYFFEAFEAFNALEDPRAVFSLKYMLLCKIMVNQADDVAGIISSKAGLQYVGPELDAMKAVADAYSKRSLKLFETALRDFRAQLEEDPIVHRHLSSLYDTLLEQNLCRLIEPFSRVEIAHIAELIELPVDHVEKKLSQMILDKKFAGTLDQGAGCLVIFDDPKTDAIFPATLETISNVGKVVDSLYVRSAKIMA
- the LOC132177288 gene encoding 2-hydroxy-palmitic acid dioxygenase mpo1-like; the protein is MGKIGVFDLEKHFAFYGAYHRNPINIAIHMLFVWPILFTALLILYFTPSLFNLPHIEFSLFGNDVILVLNVGFLFAMIYSVFYVCLDVKAGSLAALLCVICWVASSFIASQLGFSLAWKVVLVAQLLCWTVQFIGHGIFEKRAPALLDNLVQAFVMAPFFVLLEALQMFFGYEPYPGFHAIVQAKIEAEINEWQEKKQKLIQ